Part of the Pelodiscus sinensis isolate JC-2024 chromosome 15, ASM4963464v1, whole genome shotgun sequence genome is shown below.
TCCCTTCATTTCTGTCATTCCTTTAGAATTATTTTATATTACCCAACAACTATACTTTGTATGACATAGAAGACACTGACATACAACTTTTGGtccaaggggcagggagaggaaatgAACAATGGGAAGATCATGTGATGAGATGGTTAACATTTTTCTCAATTTAATGGCCatctcttgctctctctttctttcctgtCAAGGTTTCTCGCTCACTATACATCCTCAGTATGTAGGAGAGATTTCACCCAAGAAGCTGCGTGGATTTTCAAACTCCACTGTCTCTGTTTTTCTGACACTTGGAAAAGTTTCAGGGCAGATTATTGGACTAAGGTAAAATAAAATCATATACCATTTTTTCCATATAGCAGCAGAAGCTGgtctaaagggtttttttttttaattaaaaaaaatataaaataaatgccACCCTCTAAAATCCTCAATAAGTCCTTTCATCTTCacatttaaatgttttttgtCTTAAACCAATAGACAGCTTTGACCAATCCTGAGATTTGAATGTTAAGTCATTGGGCATAGAAAAAATACAACAAGTTAACCACAATCTGAATTTTTTCCTTTATAGCCTTGCTACTGAGCGGCTTACCTTAAAAACTTCCTGAGGttcatttgaaatattttggtgAGGTCTAGCACATTGGATCACATCTGAGAAGAGTAGCATATTAGATAGCTACTCAGTTAAAAATTAGTATCAGAATTTCATGGACTTCCTAAAGTTCAGGTGGGACCTAATAATTATCATTAGAAAGTTTTCCAAAGTGCTGTTGAGTTTCACAAAATTTGCCAGACTGTTAACCCAGCTACCTTGCTGAAATGCATTCACCACTGCAATTGGGTCCATCTGCTGTCTCTCTTACTTATCATTCAGAGAAAGTTACTGAATACTAATGTACTGGTTTGACCATAAGTGCACTTATACATATATTCTCCAGAGAGCTCTTAGGAAATGAATCGTTGTGGCCATTGTTGTTGGCTTCTACAGGACTCACAGCACTGATTCAGCTGATTCTGCTGCCATTCTTCCCTGATTCCCCATCCTACCTTCTGATACAGAAGGATAATGAGGATGCCTTCATGAAAGGTAAAATGCTTACTTCCCTTATTTCCATAAATTGTCTAATTTGTTCGAATGTAAACCACTATAAGAAAGtccgtggagggggagggggagccatgttagtctgtaacctttAAAACGAGAGGTCCTgcgcaccttaggctgtgtctagactacacctctctgtcgacagagagatgtagattaggcacgtcaaaactgctaatgaagtggggatttaaatatcccacgcttcattagcgtAAACATGGTCgccgcttttttttgaaatggagcttttttgaaaaaaaaagggcagtctagacacggatctgtcgaaaatacacccttttttgacagatcctgtaaacctcattttttgaggaatacaggatctgtcaaaaaagggtttattttcgacagatccgtgtctagactgccgtttttttttttaaatctgtgtttcgaaaaaaagcggcagccatgtttatgctaatgaagtacaggatatttaaatccctgcttcattagcaatttcaacatgcttgatttgcatccctctgtcaacacaggatgcagtctagatgtagccttagagactaactgaaatTATATATATtggatcatgaactttcatgggttttgaggaagctcatgattctctctctatctatatttttattagtctctaaggtgccacaggacgacttGTTTTCACTGCTAGAAGGGAGAGCTGACCCCTCTAAGTCTCTCACTACTTGAATAAACCTGCTCTCTCTACATGCATttgtattaaatacatttttaaaatggtgacattGAAGTCAACTCAGTATTAGTGTGAAATGACTTACTGTCGGCCCGGAAGCCAAAACTCTTCTAGTTATCTATTGGACAAGTGCCATCTGGGCAAGAAGACTAGACGTCATTGGCATATTGCCCTCACAACATACACCAAATCATGATGTGgtgaaattgttcttcctggcctctgaggataggacaagaagcaatgggcttaaactgcagcaagggaggtttaggctggacattaggaaaaagttcctaactctcagggtggtgaagcactggaataaattgcccagggaggttgtggaatccccatctctagagatatttaagaacaggttagataaatgtctatcagggatggtctagacagtatttggtcctgcaatgagggcagggactggactcgatgacatctcgaggtcccttccagttctagtgttctatgattctattaaaacaACTCTATGCACAGGCAACTAATTAAGTCTCTGTGATTCAGACAGATTAAAAGGATTTGTTAATAAACCATGATGGAAATGAGCCAGTAGAttaaaactatatatatataaatattttttcttctgcatagccATTAAGCAGCTCTGGGGTGACAGAGATCATCAAGCGGAGATTGATGACATCCTGAAGGAAAAGGCTGCAATTAAAAGCACTAAAAGCTTGCGAGTCCTGGAAGTATTTAAAGATCAGTCCTTGCGCTGGCAACTGTACGTGCTGGTCATCGTCATGACCACCTTGCAGCTTAGTGGCGTCAATGCAGTTGAGTGTTTCCCCTGTGTAAAAACTCGGCGTCGTTGCAAGGCAGCATAGAAGATGGCTAGCTATTTGTTACACTGTTATAGTCCGTGACACATGTTATGCAGGATGTCAGTCTAGGTGATCATCACataatcccttctggccttaaaatctaagAATCTTGTCCCTTTTCTTCCTGGACAATGTGTCTCTGGTGGTTGCCTTTATAACTCTGCTCTGACTTTTCTAGTATGGAATCCTGAACGCATTAGAGAGTCTGCCAGTACAGATGATACCTTCCCTAAATGTCTCTGGTGCTAGTTCTTCCAAAGAGCCAGCATGGGCCTCTCTCTGACATAAGGGAACCTTCCCAGAATTGCTACAAGCAGCATGACTGGGAACACATATTCAATGCCCAGTTCTAGGGTCAGTGTCTACCAAAAGAGGAGATGGACAGAAACACACCAGTTCTGCatcacactctggctgtgtctagactgtattccttttccataaaagggatggaaattagacatatcgcaattgcaaatgaagcagggatttaaatcccccccgcttcattagcataaaaatggctgcagcttttttacaactcggagctttgctggaaaaaagcgcctgtctagatgcagatcttttggaaaataaagcctttataaagggataagggatctttcggaaaaggctttatttttccaaaagatccgtgtctagactggcgcttttttccggcaaagctccgagcctgAAAagaacggcagccatttttatgctaatgaagtggggggggggttaaatccccgcttaatttgcaattgcgatatgtctagtttgcatcccttttatgaaaaagggatgcagtctagacacagcctctgggtatgtctagactgcatacctctgtcggcagaaggatgcagattaggcaggtcgacattgcaaatgaggcagggatttatatatcccgtgcctaatttgcataaaaatggctgccgtgttttgccgactcagcactttgtcggcaaaaagcagcagactagagggggatctgtggagaaagaaagcctttttcaacagatcctataaacctccatgcgggaggcataagggatctgttgaaaaaggctttctttctcaacagatctccCTCGatactgccactttttgctgacaaagtgctgagctgGCAAAATgtagatctggcaccccaatctcctgccccacatCACAATCTCCTCCTACCTTAgggcacatcccaaacccctacactccagtcccctgctctaggtcacaactgcctgcttcatcccaactccctcgcagactccagtctccctcctgcaccccagtcccttaccccaagctcccctctgcatccagcctccatctcagaccccgcacctcccccaTTGATATCCTGgaaaagtgtggccctcaaccactttccaaaatcttggagtggcccctatCAAAAAATATTGCCCCCTCTGATGTAAGAGTATATATAATtaatggaacaaaatacaggactatgtagcactttaaagactaacaagataaataacaaggtaataaagtgatagggaatagccagcatgggtttgtgaagaacaagtcatgccaaactaatctgatagccttctttgataggataacgagccttgtggataagagagaagcggtggatgtcatatacctagactttagtaaggcatttgatacggtttcgcatgatattcttattgataaactaggcaaatataccttagatagggccacgataaggtgggtgcataattggctggataagcgtggtcagagagttgttgttaactgtactaaatcctgctggaaagggataacaagtggagttccacaagggtctgttttgggacccgtactgttcaatatcttcatcaatgatgtagatattgggatagagagtacgcttattaagtttgcagatgataccaaactgggtggggttgcgacttctttggagaatagggacataattcaaaatgaccttagcaagttagagaaatggtcagaggtaaacaggatgaggtttaataaagagaaatgcaaagtgctccacttaggaaggaacaatcagttccatacatacaagatgggaagcgactgtctaggaaggagcatggcggaaagggatctaggggtcatagtggaccacaagttgaatatgagtcaacagtgtgatgctgttgcaaaaaaagcaaatatgattctaggttgtatcaacaggtgtgttgtaagcaaaactcgtgaagtcattctgccgctctactctgcactagttaggcctcagctggagtactgtgtccagttctgggcgccacatttcaagaaagatgtggagaaattggaaagggtccagagaagagcgacaagaatgattaaaggtttagagaacatgacctatgaagccaggcttcatgaactgggcttgtttagtttggaaaaaagaagattaaggggggacatgatggcggttttcaaatatctaaaagggtgtcacaaggaggaaggagaaaatttgttcctcttggtttctgaggacaggacaaggagtaatgggcttaaagtgcagcaagggaggtttagatgggacactaggaaaaaatccctaactgtcagggtggtcaaatattggaataaattgccaagggaggtggtggaatctccctctctggagatatttaagaacaggttagatagacatctgtcagggatggtgtagacggagcttggtcctgccttgagggcggggggctggactcgatgacctctcgaggtcccttccagtcctatgattctatgattctatggtttattaggtgatgagctttcgtgggccagacccaattcctcagatcaaatagtggaagaaaattgtcacaaccatatataccaaaggatacaatcaaaaaaaatgaacatatatgaaaaggacaaatcaaatttcagaacagaaaggggatgcggaggaggaaggtaaatgtctgtgagctaatggtattagaggtgataattggggaagctatctttgtaatgggtaagattgtaatgagtaagatagctagagtctattttacccattacaaagatagcttccccaattatcacctctaataccattagctcacagacattttccttcccccatcccccatctgttctgaaatttgatttgtccttttcatatgtgttcatttttttaattgtatcctttggtatatatggttgtgacaattttcttccactatttgatctgaggaagtgggtctggcccacgaaagctcatcatctaataaaccatcttgttagtcttgttAGTCTATCActataattaatggagattgcctaactcctagaactggaaaggaccttcagaggtcatcaagtccagtcccctgccttcacagcaggaccaaataccatccctgacaaatttttgccccaaatccctaaatggccccctcaaggattgaactcacaaccctgggtttagtaggccaatgctcaaaccactgagctatccctcccaaaAAAGGAGCCTCCAAAAGAAGCAAGAAGGGCATGTGCCTAATTTTAAGtatagtccccttactaaaggtgcctcttcttattttctggaaagtccctgtgtgctgcaatccagcctcacagactacaattcccatgagccatTGGgggaaacaggaaggaagtgactcttgtgtgggagatcAGGGGCTCTCCACATGTGGGACTCTACCCTTGGATTGTGGAAGAGAAgggaagccaggctgctgtggaggagtctGATCCAGTCCcggggctgttggagtgcagctgCAGACGGGACTGGAGGCCTTTGGagctgggatctagcaggctgcttctgataggctCAGCATGAGGCTGTAAGCGATTGGGCCGTTTTGGGAAAGtggtgcctgggacagagctgctgcctagcttGGACCCTCGTACACACTGCCGACCGAGAACCTccaccacagctgcagctcctCAAGCGCGCCCACGCAAGCCAGAGtgtgggactctgagtccaggggtgcgcacactctggggtggcagTGCAAAAGCTAGATATATATGCACTTATTGTTGTGCACTTTGTCAATGCTGTTCATTgctaatctgttaaaccctgtttatttaagttaagtaaagattgtttatctTAATGTagtctattagatgtatatgagtTGTAGTTGTTGTTcaggaattagatccagatttatgttggaatgagtatgttcctggaggctctcaaggcacaccagtatgtgtacaaggccagccagatcgaggcaccgccattttacattcattacgagcaagggactgcagtAAGGGGGTGgctagggctttccccaactaaacaccatcgcCACTGGGATGCTCAGGATCTCCCTTtgggttaaaaccatcaggcgcccaggcacacctgtgagtgtgacctgctcccgagtagcCCGgggtggaaaaagggggttacatgagTTACCAGTGTGCAAACCTAGAAAGCTGTGGTTAGAAAGACAGGAATGGATAGAGACAGAACTTCACTTATACAAGGAGCTTGTGATTCGTTATCACACATATAGAGAGCCCTACGTGGCACCAAAATGAACACACCAGTGAACTGAATGAGTGGATGCAACCTACCCATCAGTAAATTTGCATTGTATTAGAATATTTTTTGTCTGATCTCTGGTTCACACAAGGAATTTCACAGCAGGCCTCCAACATGACTGTTCACACTATCTTCTCTCTGCATGTTTCAGATCTATTTCTACTCTTTTGAAGTGTTCCGTACTGCCAGGTTTGAAGAAGATCTTATCCCCTACTTAGCAGTAGGAGTTGGCGTGTGTGAATGCCTTTCAGCTGTATTGTGCGTAAGTCTCACTAAACTTTGTAGGAAGAGAGGGATGTGTTCAGAAATagcaaaaaaaattaatgtgtggCTTTGGCAGAAGGGAGCTAATCACTTAGCTGTAAACTAACCAAGAAATTTCCTCCTACCTATAAGCCACATGAAGCTGCgaaaggcccttccctcccattAACTTTGTCCTCGTTTTACTCTGTGAAATAAGTTTCACCTCATGCTTTAACCAAGCATGGCTTTGTACAGATTACTGCTTTGTGAATAGACAGGAACAGACAGGAAGAGAAAAAGGCACAGGTCCAATGGCCCCTACAAGGGCAAAATAGTGGATTACGTGAAGCCCTGTGAAATTTTGAATTGATTTAGGATTGTGCAGTTtggccaggggcagcccgtccataaaggcaaactaggcggtcacctagggcaccaagttaaatggggcgccaaatggtggcgcaatatcgttTGAGGGGGTTAGAGGTGAGagcgctgattgcatggttcacttagggcgccagttgctggcagctagtctagggccgcccttGAGTTTGGCACAGATCTGCATGTAACAAAGGAATTTATATCATTTGCCAAGAAGCTGGTGCATGTCTAATCACTGCCATTGTGGGTCAAAAGATGTTATTGCCTGCAGGGAACGGCTATCAACTGGCTGGACACTTTCCTTATTCAGATCAGGGAAAGTTAATAGCTCCTACCATGGAGGAGACTAAAGTCTGTGAACTCTTTTATCCCCTCAATGTTTAAGGAGTTGCAGTGGAAGCTCTAGCATATATAAGCCTTTCAAAAACATGTGCTTTGAGCCTTATTTTCTGTGATAAGCCTCAGGTTCGAACTACCTATGTGTTGACTTATGATCTTTTCTCATGACACAAGATAATGCAATAATCATTCCTGCAAATAGGGTAGATATATATAGCTCATGTTGGCACATACAGCACTCTTGGCTAAAAACAGATTATCTCTAGATATCCAGGGATCAAGACTGACACACAGAAATTAAAGTAAAATATACCTCTTCCCCATGGTTTTAAAGAGGAAATATTAAAATGGGAAAATATTTCTGAATAAGTCAATAGGAGATGAAGCAGAATCAGTCCAACCATACTGCATAAATCAGTCTTTCTGGTCTAAAGGCATACTCCCCAGTACAAGGGATGAACTGAAACGTCCATAAAATTCATCAGATGTTTAGAGAGTCTCTCAGTTACTCTCTGAGAAGAATGTTAGCAGAATGGGATGTCATCTGTTCATTTGAAGCCGGAGTTAGCCACATTTGTGCTGGTGTGTTTTCTGGTTTCCAGAGCTGCCTTATCGAGCGGTTTGGCAGGAGAATGCTGTTGTGCGGAGGATACGTTCTCATGATTTTTGTGTTAGCACTCCTCACAATGACTCTCTCACTGCAGGTAAGGAGATTTCCTAATACTTGAaattgggggaaggggtgttcaAATAAAAGGGGAGGCACTGGCGACATGCAAGGAGAGTCTGAGGGGCCACGGGGCTCCCCGCAATGTCAATGGTGGGAGGGATAGGGGGGGGGACGTGGCACACAAAGCAGGAGTCAGGCCTCCTCACATTCACCAGCGGCCGCAGGGCAATGCGGCTCCACTCCCCAGCATATCACCCGGGGGAGGGATGGGactgccccccacactcaccagcaggaagtggggccatgcagccagcagctgggaagcAGAATCATGTTGTTCTGtgtccccactgctgctggtgagtgtgaaGGGGGGTGGACCCCTGCTGCAGGCACCAGCCCCCCCCTTCACTAGCCccattgctgggggagggggctagaaGGAAGAGATGGGGTGGAGCAGCAACAGGGCAAGGGCAgaaagagcaggggaggggtggggccaagagTAGAAGGGGGATTGTCCTGACCCTCCCCCAGGTAGCATGGGAAGGAATCATGAGGAGGAGGTCACATGGCTGGTGCTCCGCTGTGTGCgcattttttccagaagaacggctcttgcgcaagaggggggggtttgcacaaaaacggaacctcattaattatgcaaatgaggcctggcaatattccacgctttgcctcatttgcatatgtttttgcagaaaaggctgtagtttagacatagcctaccaGTAGCTGTTTACTGAGTGTGAGCGAGCAGACCCAATGCCACTTTTAACGTTCCCACAGGGCTGAGAGccgaggtcatgttatttatcccatagTCGGCTCCCAGCTAGCCAGCCCAGGGAGTTGTGGCCGACAAAGGACATCTGATAGAGAACCCCTGGCGTTTGCACTTGCAGGGTACCAGGCTGTGTACAACTAGGATGGAAActtccttcctggctctctgagGCCTGCCAGTGTGTCATATGACAGTCAGTATTTGCAATCTGGCAATACTGATCAGTCTGGCTCCTCcacttatataaatccatggtatgcccacatcttgaatactaggtgcagttctggtcaccccatctcaaaaaagatctattggaatTGGGAAAGGTACTgagaaaggcaactaaaatgattaagggtgtGGAACAGattccatgtgaggagagattaaaaagactagggcTTTTCAGATTGGAAAGGAGACATCTAtgagaggatatgatagaggcctataaaatcttgactggtgtagaaaaaaaaTAATAAGGGGAGTTTTATTTACCTCTTCacttaacacaagaactagggggtcacataatgaaattaataaacagaaagtttaaaaacaaacaaaacaaaagcaagtatttcttcacacagtgcacagtcaacctgtggaactccttgccagaggatgttttgaacactttaacagggctcaaaaaaggactagataaattcatggaggttaggtccatcaacaattattagccaggatggaagGGAGGTAACACCCTTGCTCTTGGTGCACTAGACAAAAGGGGGTGGATCACCAGAGGATACTCTATTccgttcatttcctctgaagcacctggagtAGCCACTTTCGGAAGACAGGatagatagaccattggtctgagccaatatggccattcttatttaaaaatgaattacaataaaaAAGTTTAGTACAGAAATTCTCCAAGACAGTGATCTCTCAAGATAGCAGTGATGTGAGAGAACACCCctaataaataaatgcattttaaaaatcttcgtCTACTAGGAAACATATTTATGTAAGTTTCCCAGCCACTAATCTAGCATTCAGGAGAGGTCACTAAAACGTACTGCAACCAACAAATGCTCTGGCCCCTGTTGCTTATCGTGCCACCATTCGCTCTACTGCTTCATCCCCTGTGGCCCTGGACTGTCACCTTCTGCCCTGTCACCTCGGGGAGTCTGTCTCTGAGATTCCATCCAGGTCTCAGTGTGGAACCTCACTGCTAGTGCGGGCGGGGCTGCCTCTTCCACAGAAACACCGTCCCGCCGTGGTCTAACCTCCTGATGGTCAGTGAGTTGGCTCTAGCggtcacaaaacaaaaaaaaacctctcgGTGGCGCCTAATCAGCCCACGCCACCAAGCAGAACACCTTTGTCCCACCTGCTCTCTCTTCCTGAGGGTGTG
Proteins encoded:
- the LOC102446145 gene encoding solute carrier family 2, facilitated glucose transporter member 11-like isoform X2, which codes for MANSLSDLIQHRGLCQMILVLGIGGSFPYGFHISVINYPSLHIRRFINETWIQRYGSPLRQETVMLLWTLIVSVYGIGGFLGSAYCGYLSTKYRKKKCQIVTNLIMLVAALFMGFSKMVKSFEMILIGRFLYGIGTGFSLTIHPQYVGEISPKKLRGFSNSTVSVFLTLGKVSGQIIGLRELLGNESLWPLLLASTGLTALIQLILLPFFPDSPSYLLIQKDNEDAFMKAIKQLWGDRDHQAEIDDILKEKAAIKSTKSLRVLEVFKDQSLRWQLYVLVIVMTTLQLSGVNAIYFYSFEVFRTARFEEDLIPYLAVGVGVCECLSAVLCSCLIERFGRRMLLCGGYVLMIFVLALLTMTLSLQELLGPFCFLIFLGILVFSSIFIYLFLPETKGKSIMEIKGEFNKLNFGKSQAVDTENNLSKEHTLCTKF